The genomic region TGATCGTGACGGTGATGCTGATCCCGCAATCGCTGGCCTATGCGATGCTGGCGGGCTTGCCGCCGCAGGTCGGCCTCTACGCTTCCATCCTGCCGCTGGTGATCTACGCCATTTTCGGCACCAGCCGGACGATGGCCGTCGGGCCGGTAGCGATCCTGTCGCTGATGACCGCCGTCGCCGCGGGCAAGGTGGCCGAGCAGGGCACGCCGGAATACCTGGCGGCCGCGATCATCCTGGCCATCATTTCCGGCCTGATGCTGGTGGTGATGGGGATTTTCCGGCTGGGCTTTCTCGCCAATTTCCTGAGCCATCCGGTCGTTTCCGGCTTCGTCACGGCGACCGGCATCCTGATCGCCGTCAGCCAGCTGAAATACCTGCTGGGCGTGCAGGCGAACGGGCACAACATTATCGAGACGCTGGCCAGCATCATCAGCCATCTGGGCGATGTGAACTGGTACACGGTGTCCATCGGCGTGCCTGCGGCGGCTTTCCTGTTCTGGGCGCGCAAAGGCCTGAAGCCGCTGCTGCTGGCGCTGGGCCTGAAAGAGAACATCGCTGCGATGCTGGCGCGCTCGGGGCCTGTCCTCGCCGTGGCGCTGGGCGGTGTGGCCGTCGCCAGCTTCGGGCTGGAGGCCAAGGGCGTTCACATTGTGGGCGACATCCCGAAAGGCCTGCCGGGCCTGACCGTGCCGGAGTTCGACCCCGGCCTGTGGCGCTCGCTGCTCGGCTCCTCCGCGCTGATCGCGATGATCAGCTTCATCGAGTCCGTTTCCATGGCGCAGACGCTGGCCGCCAAGCGCCGCCAGCGGATCGACCCCGACCAGGAACTGATCGCGCTGGGCGCGTCCAGCCTCGGCGCGGGTTTCTCGGGCGGCTATCCGGTGACGGGCGGCTTTGCCCGGTCTGCCGTGAATTTCGACGCAGGCGCCGAGACCCCGGCGGCAGGCGCCTTCACCGCCGTCGGCATCGCGCTGGCCGCGCTATTCCTGACGCCGCTGCTCTACAATTTGCCGCAAGCCGTGCTGGCCGCGACGGTCATCGTCGCCGTGCTGGGCCTTGTGGACCTCAAGAAGCTCGCCCACA from uncultured Hyphomonas sp. harbors:
- the sulP gene encoding sulfate permease; translation: MKLSDHLPILQWGRTYNGATFANDMIAAVIVTVMLIPQSLAYAMLAGLPPQVGLYASILPLVIYAIFGTSRTMAVGPVAILSLMTAVAAGKVAEQGTPEYLAAAIILAIISGLMLVVMGIFRLGFLANFLSHPVVSGFVTATGILIAVSQLKYLLGVQANGHNIIETLASIISHLGDVNWYTVSIGVPAAAFLFWARKGLKPLLLALGLKENIAAMLARSGPVLAVALGGVAVASFGLEAKGVHIVGDIPKGLPGLTVPEFDPGLWRSLLGSSALIAMISFIESVSMAQTLAAKRRQRIDPDQELIALGASSLGAGFSGGYPVTGGFARSAVNFDAGAETPAAGAFTAVGIALAALFLTPLLYNLPQAVLAATVIVAVLGLVDLKKLAHTLSYSKRDFAAMLGTILVTLLAGVELGVTTGIIVSIGLHLYTTSKPHFAIVGQVPGTHHFRNVNRHAVVTPKHIVTIRIDESLYFANARFLEDTVYCVLGNRPDVEHIVLMCPAVNHIDVSGLESLEAINRRLKDAGVTLHLSEVKGPVMDRLKRTHFLDDLTGNVYLNQFDAIVDLDYDCAKSAIEKTGDVTDPASDPCPSQCIAGIREMS